In Miscanthus floridulus cultivar M001 chromosome 19, ASM1932011v1, whole genome shotgun sequence, the DNA window cgcacgaaCTCCATCCGTGCCATGGGAGCAAAAGCGTCGTCGAAGttgaccccctcctgctgcacgaaaccttgtgccaccaagcgagccttgtgcttgacgatggcgccggcttcatcccacTTCAGCTTGTACACCTACTTAAGGGTGATTGCGcggatgaccacgaggaaggtcagcaagctcctaggtgcggttcttctcgaccgcatccatctccaactgcatcgcggtgcGCCATGCCTgtgtgtctctcggcctctgcaaactgATCGAGGCTCGCtatcgtcacacgcaaggtgcaactgtgcctccaggtcgtgaggcaccggtcccagCACCGACTGGTcgtcgagaaggttctccatcgtactgGTACTGCAATGGCTCACCGTCGTGGTACGctgtcgatgcgctcctcgtcgtgagagagtggagtagcgagctcaaccgggctgtgctcgacacgagctggtgttggagtagacgtgcccggagaggtgcctgtcggtgctggagtgcgtggcggtgccggctgtggtggagccggtgaaggactcatcgcagccgaggtcctaggctggagagcgtggtgctgtcggagtagcaggcaccTGGGGTCGGATGGAGGCTCGGGGATTGTGGTAGACGCGCTCACCGAAGAagaactgcctactcccccaggtccctcgaagtggacgtactcgacagtgaagtcgtcgtacgtcggagccgagccgtcgtccaccaccttgtcccacgcccatcctcgccctttgtcgaacacaacgtcgcgcgtcgtgcgcacacgctgtgtctttggGTCGAGGATGCGATAGGCCTTTGAGCCCTCCATGTAGctgatgaacactcccggagtgctcctgtcagtcgagcttgctgatgtggccaagctccttggcaaaCGCGAGGTAGCCGAAGACCCACAAGTGGGAGactgccggcttgcgcccatgccaagcctcgtacggtgtCCTACCGTCGAGCGCTTTGGTAGGCGAGcgattgaggatgtagacggccgccaccaccacctctccCCAGAAGATAGGCGACatcccctctgcttgagaagggcccgagccatccccacaaccgtctggttgcgccgctcgacgacgtcgTTCTGCTTcaggctgtacggcgcggagtagtggcgctgaatgccctcatcagcgcagtacgacgcaaattcagccgccgtgaatttgccgccgttgtcggtgcgcaacacgcgcagcttgcggccgtactccgcctccgcagcagcctacgAGCGCCtaatggcgtccgcagcctctcccttgctgccgaggaccatcactcacatgtagcgggagaggtcatcgatgagcagcaggaagtagcatcGTCCTCCCAGTGTGGCCGGTGTCATCGGGCCACataagtccccgtgcacaagctcgagcctctccttggcttgaaagcttgcccgctggggaaaggggagttcGCCTCTACTtcatcaacacgcagacgtcgcagagctgctccacatggtcgaggcacggcaggccacgcaccatctccgtggcactgagccactttagggcctcgaagtgaaggtgcccgaagcgctcgtgccactaccacgcctcgtcatcccgacgagcagcgagacagagaggttgtgccacctgcacgttaaggatgtagagtcgatttgcgcttctggataccttggcaagaaggcgacgatggcgatcccaaatcctcatgactccatcctcaaccaccacacgTGAACTGTTCTCAtctagctgtcccaagctgatgatggagttcctcaacagtggggatgtagtagactcctggtgagcagcctgtgctcaccagacatggcggtgaagatgacagagccgacgcccttgatctccacgtcggaggcatccccaaacttgatggagcctcggacgctagagtcaagctcggtgaagaactcctgtcgaccggtcatgtgatgggtggcgcctggtgtcgaggcaccacctgttagtcttgtcgttgccggagccatTGCCGAGGAGGgtgtgtgcttttggctcgtcaaggtggaggataGCCGCTGCGGCCAGTGCCGctagaggtagctcgatgcttgcatgtgccatgaacagagtcagctcctcctcctccgcctatgTGACGTGGGCCTGGCCACATCAtagctgtcgacagtccttggcccaatggccaagctagccgcagttgcggcaggcgtcgtctcgtgccggcttgtgcctaccGGCGGCGCTGCCCTAGgtgcctccgcgggcatcaccttCGGCACGTCCTCACGCCCTGGCCTAGGCGTCTCTACGtgccttgcgcggcttgccacgcttgcggctgactatcgtggaagaaggctcccccttcttctggtcaccttggctggcaagccactcctcccgagtgagaaggaagCTTCccaccagtggtgatgggccccgagagggactgtggctcatcgttgTCGActaccttgaggcgacctatcgcctcctcgatcgacatcgtggagagatccagcagagactcgatcgagcgagccatctgcttgtacttcttggGGAacacagcggaagagcttttcgacagctctctcctcgccgtaggtgtcatcgccgaactgcaccatcttctgtaacatagtgttgagacggagagcgaaGTCATCaatgtcctcacctggcttgaaggcctaggttctcccactccttgcgaagtgcctacagtgtggacttgcgggcatggtcgctgccgatgcgtgctgcagcgatggcgtcccaagcctccttggcagtccgcttgttggtaagcgagaactgcatctcaggTAGGACTGCAGTGATGAGGGCATCCATCGCCCTGTCGATCTAGGTCATAGTCGACGTcgtcgtaccggactgcctcccacatgtgccgcacctagagctttaccctcatcaccacaGCCCACttgacgtagttggtcttggtgagggtaggccacccaccgctaGGGCCAACGTCCCTGACGATAGCCTGGAGCCCGTTGTAACCACGGTATCGAtctggggagagagagccacgctgcctgtgaaggccgtgcTCTCCATCGACCCATCCGCCACCGTCgctgtgcgcgcctcctccaggagcatcGCCGCCGTGCGTGCCTCCTCTAGGAGCGCCACCAGCACATCCGTGCCTGTCAGGGGCTGCCGCCGCACTCGTGGGCGTGCGTGGCTGcacactgcgccgcccgcgctcgtcctccctccctccctagcAACTCGAGGTCCACGTCGGCGCTGTCGTTAGCAGAAACGAAGCTGCTGATGTTGCCGCGTAGGGCCTCGACctctgctgccgccgcacgcgctgcatccgccgccATCGATGCTTCCGCCtctgctctggctgctgccagctctgccgctgccagcctcgatgcCCTTGCCGCCGCCACAGCGATCTctaccgccgctcgctcgcgttcctctgccgcggcaagttcgacCTCCTGCCGACTCcacgtgctcgaggcgaccgagcgctgagactaccCTGCGTACATGATgtgctaccggggggctgctacgtgcgtagagggagaggagtgagcaggagcggccggagctacTGCTGCTcttagctggggctgttgtgagGCTGGGAAAGAAGAtaagcaggagatgctcaggctacaagATAGTACGGCTCttataccagttgttagtcgctgaattcttactcttagtagtagcagaattcttactcttatcgagaggatgacactaggagttggggtaattttttagtttatttccaaatgccatgccaacctgaggggttgggggtacatatttataggctgctagccagccaagcatatgccaagatgctagtctaagatgctgtcttagatgctaagatgttgtcctctaagatgttgtcctctagtctaagatgttgtcctaaaaaCAGACCATGCAGCCACAAAGACCATGTGACCAAcacagccccacaaagatcaccccacacatgagacttatcccatcatatATGACATCATAGTAAGCAGCAACCGAAGCCAAAGAGCCTTTTCCCTatgtaccattaaaaaagatggcctTTTCCTTACAGGCCACTAAAAAGTTCGGACTTACCTAGGTGCCATGACACTTTATTTCTTTGCCCCCCAAGCCATTCCGTCCATTTTTACTGGTAACGGTGTGTAACAGTGAGGAGAAAAGACCGAAGTGCCCGTCAGTCTAGGGAGGATGAGTGAAATTGCCGTTTGCCCTGTATGCCACTCCCTGACCAAGCGTTTGAGCGCCAAGATGGCTGACGTGGGCAAGTTTTTTGGCTCCAAAGGCACTGGGCTTGGCGCCAAAGAGACCCCGCTTGGTGCTATAAATAGGCCCTCAGCCCTCCCTTCCcactcattcttctcctttttgTCTCTCCTGCTACCTTGCTGCCAGTGCCATGTCTCAAGCGTCAAGCAGCTATGGGAGGAGGCCCAGGCGGGTCATGTGCCCCAACTGTAGTGTGCTAGCTAATCGATTCATATCGATGACTACGAACAACCACAATCGTGCTTTCCACAAGTGCCCGTACTTTGCAGTTcgtttttcttccttgctcattcaTTCATAGGTTGTTCTTTATTCCCTGTTTGGTGCTAATCTGTTGATGCTGTTGTTTATAGGCCGGAGGGTGCCAGTTTTATCAATGGGAGGACGAAATGGAGGACACTGTTGTGCACCCACCTAAAGCACCTGCTCCATTACAGGCCATTCCTCTGCAGGCAGTGGCAGCACCAGCTCCTATCTCTACAGCAGCTCCTCTGGCCATCGTCCAGGAAGATTCCCTAGTCGGCTAGAATTGTAGGCAATGCAGTAGTGGAAGATAGGGTTCTTCAGCAGCTTAGGTGGATTGAAAAGCTGGTGTTTGTGTGCATCTTTCTTGCTTTgtatgctatcatgaaaaagtaAGGCCCTATGTATGCAGACTGTGTATGTGTGTGTTTGAATGAAGACTAGTGATGCATGAATGAATGGTTTTCATCAGAGTTATGATCTAATTTATGATAACATAGTAATTCTGACATCTCAAAAAAAACATCTCACAAAGTTTCATCTAACCAATAGAGTTCCATCTCATAGTCATTCATCTCACATCATAGTTTCATCTTACATCACAGTCATGCCAAAATAAAGTGATAGCAAAGCAGCAGTAGTTTTTGCAGCCAAATCACCAAAATAACAACTAAACACAGGTGGTTTTCATTTAAACCCTACCTTCTTCTTGCTCCTGGTATTAGAAgctgggctggctgggctggctaggCAGGCTAGCACAATTGAAAGCTTTTTTGGTGTAAGCTTCTTCTTCAACCCTATCTTCTTCCTTGGTGAAGGCTGGGGCAAAACAACCTCCATTGGTTCTGTCTGCACAGTCTCTTCACGAAATGGGGCAAGATACACAGACTGGAGGGGAACAGTGTCATTGGAACCTAGTTCCAGACCTGTTATAGTCAAGTACCAGGAAAGGTCAAGCACACAGTTTCATCAAAAAGTGCAAATGCAGAATTGGATCATGCTTACCTACTAGTCTGGGAATTTGTATGACATGTTGATGTACTGGTAGCTGGGCCCTTACTTTTCTTGGTAGCTGATGTACTGGTAGCTGGACcctttgatgaagaagatgatttaCTCTTCCTCTTCTGGTGTGTAGCATTGGCCACTGCCTCATTGTGTGGGAAAATCATGCCTGATGCAAGAGTTTTCACAACAAGGCTAGTCTCTGTATTGTAACTTGCTACTTTCGTCTGCCTTTTCTTTGGGAGACCCCTGCAAAGGACAAGTTTACAGTTAGTACATGTATTTAATTTATAGGACAAATGAAAATAAAGTACATGTTTACCTTTCAGCCTCCATTGCAGTAATGTCTTCTGGGTTCCCATTCTTGCAGGTGTACCAGTGGTGGCCTAACTCATGGCATATAGGACACTCATGCTTCTTTGACTTCTTCTTACTGCCTCCCTCAACAGCTGACTTCATCCTGTTCTTCCTCCTACCACCAGTGGACTTGAGACATGGAGGGTGCATGAAGAAGCCATGTGTTGCTTTGGGCCACATGGACTTGTTAGGAATGCATGGGATAGAGCCTGCATAGGCATCCTTGAACTTCTGGACAGAGAAGAAATCATCTACATGATCTTCTAGTCTTGCACCTGGAATTGAGGTGATGTAGGCAATAGCATGCTTGCAGGGTATTCTTGACCCCTGCCAGACTCTATAGGAATAGGTCCTATTTCTTAAGTCCACCACAAACCTAAACCCAGACCCCCCTTAGCACAAATTTCTGCAACACCTTCAGGAGAGCTTGTGATCACTTCAATATCAAGATTGTAACTGTCATCCTTTAGCTTCTGCACAATATGGGGCAAAATCTTTCCTTCAAACTTTCTGGCCACCCTCTTCCTATGGTTCCATTTGATCAATATCTTCTGTCTGATGGTGTCCATCAAGTCATCCAGATGCTTCTGCTTCTCACCCTTTATCCAGTTATTGAAAGACTCAGCCAAGTTGTTAGTCACATAATCAACTTTTGAGGCAGTGCCAAACTGGCTCCTAGTCCATAGCTTCTTGTGAGTGTCTTGAAGGTACTTCATAGCTTCTGCTTTGGCAGCAGCCATTGCCTGATAATGCTTATCAAACATATATGGACTCCAAGAATATGCAGAAGCCCACAAGTGCTCATCAAAAACTTTACCACTATACCTCTTCTTGAAATTCTGTACTAGATGGTACATACACTCCCTATGTTCAGCTTCTGGAAACACTTCACTAACTCCATTCATCACTGCCTGGCCACAATCTGTGGAGAAAGTAAGCCCAGGTGGACTGCCTATTGCTTCCTtcaacctccccatgaaccataCCCAATTTTCATTGGTTTCAGAATCTATGACACCTACTGCTACTGGGTACATCCAGTTGTGCCCATCAACTGCACAGGAAATGCACAACTGGCCCCTAAACCTCCCAGTTAAAAATGTGCTATCTACTGCAAGATATGGTCTACAACCTCTAAGAAAGCCATCAACACAAGGTTTAAGTGCAAAAAAGAGCCTATTAAACCTTATCTTGTTATTGATGGTGTGGTGATCAATCACAACCCATGAACCAGGACTGGTTTCCTCTATCTGGGCCTTAAATCTAAAAAGATTGTCAAAACTTTTGTCCCATGGGCCATAAATCTTATCCATGGCAAGTAGTCTACCTTTGTATACTCTTTTGTAGGGCACCACAATCTTGTGCTCATCCTTCAATCTCCTTTGTAGTTCAGTGGCACCCACAGTCCCATCTTCCTTGAGCCAATCAACCACTTGATGACAGACCCAGAACTGAGTCACTCCTACACAGACTCCTTGCCTCCTGGCGCTCTGGCACTGATGGGAAAATGGGTTCCTCTTTATCTGCAAAACAAATATACATTCCGCAGTTACTGCATGCATTtgcaaaaagtaataacagaacCAAATTACTATCATCATTTACAAAAAGTACATACACAATACCTTAACAGTTACACCATCCTTCAGAGTTGATGCATGGATTCTCCACGGGCAACCATCATTCTGGGCAGTGCAGGTTGCCCTATACCTTCCTGTGTCACTTGCCTCAATGTTATAATGGTACTCATGTTTCACAGAATGTGTAGCTAAAGCCAGCTTAAAGGAAGGAATGTCTGAATAAACAGTGCCTACAGCCATAGGAGGGTCCTTCTTGTCATAATCAACATCAGGCATTTGTTCAGGTTCTTTATCTTTAATAATATCATCTAAGTCCTCtacttcactatcatcatcagacaaGGATTCATCGTCAGAGTCATCACTGTCTGAACCATCAGAACTTTTAGGCTGCCTTTGCTTACTGCAAACTTGACTGTGAGGTTTGGTAGGTGGGGGATGTTGGGGGCCAAGGTCAATGTACAacccttcctcatcaacacccacatGCTCATTGGATGGGTTTGGGTTAGCCAGATATTCAGGTTCAGCACATTCACTCTGGGTGGCACTCTGGGAGGCATTGCTTGCTTCTGCTCTGGTAGGACAGTGGACTGAAGGAGTGAATGAGGCTTCAACAGAGTTGGCAGGGGGACTAAAATCCCAATCAGGAATCTGAGGCTCACTAGTTGGCCTATTATAGGCAACAGTCAAGAAACAACACTTTGATTCATTACTTTTAGCAAACATTTCACGCATATCTTGGTCACTCCTTACTTCAACGTTGACCTTACTCTGATTGTAGAAATAAAACAGTCGAGCTACCTCACCGAAATCGGGTGGATACTTGTCAACATCACGAACCAGATCTTCGAAGTTAGTAAGCTCAGCATCCACAACTTTGTTCAAAAAAACCACCGAGCACGCGAATTGGGAGTAACAATCCGCATTTCTAGGTTGAAGCTATTGTCTGCGTCCATCCTACAGATGAACAACAAGGAGCACGCAATCAAGGAGAACGCAAACAACGGGGAACAACACCACAATCAACAAGACGGACCCTAAGCATCCACATTCACAACTACCCGACCTAATCGATCCATACCAAGGAGCATGCAATCTAGGGGGAATAACACTCACCCGGCAGCTCGCAAGTTCGGTCGCTCGCCCGCACCCTTCTTCACCGCCATACGCGGCCAATCCTCTGGATCCACGGTGAACTCCAAGCAGGACTACCCCATTCGACTCCAGAAGCACGGGGGATTGATCTTCTTCtcaacccgccgccgccgctagggttccgtgtccgccgccgcccgcctcaGCTAGGGTTTGGGGGAAGAGAACGAGAGAGAAGCGAGAGTGAGAATACGATGGCGGTCAAGGTCGGTCAACACGGCCTCTCCCTCATAGAAGGGTAAGATGGACAAATTTCTTGTCCGGTCCCACCTGTCAGGGCTTTGAAACTGTTAAAACCAAACAGAACGTGGACGGAATGGCTTGGGGGGCAAAGAAATAAAGTGTCATGGCACCTAGGTAAGTCCGAACTTTTTAGTGGCATGTAGAAAAAtgccatcttttttaatggtacacaGTAAAAAGGCTCGAAGCCAAAGACCAACGGTTGAACACTTGAACCCAACAATAGGTCATGTGAGAACAACATACCATGCTACTTAAGAGATGTAGTGTCAAGAGTGATCTTTCTGCAGAATTGCCTTCCAAATCTGAGACACTCCTTTTGTAGCCATCTGAATTTTCAAAGATGCCACTGTTGATCAAGCTTGGCTCTTAACATGTAAATTCTCTCCACGAAAGCAACACGTATGAAGCAGACAACACAGCTAGATATAGGGGGGCCTCCTTTCTGCCTACTTCTAGCCTCCTTTTCTTCTAACTACGAGTGATTAAATAGCAGTAGAACAACATGCTAGATAACAATGTCATGGAAAAGATTGGCAGATAAACCACACGACTGGTGGTACAACTTGCCCAAGGCCTATCTGTAGCTGGTTTGAAGCTTGTGGATTGCTTGTGATAGATCAAGAGGAAGCAATGGTGATATGGATGAGTCCAATGTTTTCATCTATTGTGATGCTTCAAATAATTCACACTGAGGTTTATGCAGTAATCTAATCAAATCGTTATCTCTAAGCCATGATCTCCGGCTTGGTAGGATTGAAATAACACTTTGTTTTGTTGTAGTTTATGCTAACTGCGAGTTTGACAATTGTCATATTGATGTGGCCAATGAGAAATAGCCAATGAGAAATGATTCTATTTTCCTGGCGCATGATACAGTTGTCTAGTATATGAAGGacagtactccctctgtccccgaATAAATTAATTCCTAGAATCCGTGCCACTAACTCTATAGAAAAAAGTAACATCTAAAATGAgaacattatgaaaatatattatatacaatatctaatgatactaatttgacaaACTAAATCTTGACGTTTTTTTCTAGAAATTTgatcaaaatttaaaaagtttgacttaagacaactctagaaatctatttatttaGGGATAGAGGGAGTAACTGCTTCGCCTCAAACCAAAGGACAGTAATAATGGTACTGTGCTGTCGCTAAAAATGTGCAGGTGAGGGGATATCAATGTAAGTTTTGTTCTCTCAATAGGTCACGACCCAAAactcaatattttttttctcttgaACACATAAGAGAGCtacatatcattatattaagaagaagataGGAGTCTAACAAGACTCAGAAATCAGAATCCCATTAGGGCATGATTTACTACTAACCGAGAAACAAGGAACTTCGACTAGCGACCTAAACACCACACTATGGCCAAATACGTCCAAGACCTTTATCCCCAGCCATGCACCAGAATAAAATGAACTAATCCTGGATTCAAAGCAAGAAAAGTATAGAAGAAAATGAATTAAGGGGGTGACCAAGAACTACCCACGGGGTTCCCATTTACATCCCCTATGATTAGTGGGCATGCAACAGGAGAACAGATCAGTATATCACAGCCAGGGTGATATTGCACGTTCACCATTAGTGGAAGAATGAGTGCTGCAAAGTGGGGAAATGGattaagaagaaaagaaaaaagtatGTTGTTGGTGTTTTGAATcgccggctagtaaatttctagttgcacgtctgacccggatggctgtgctcggaggacacagggATTTATAGTGGTTCGGACAGATCGTCCCTACgttcagtctgctgctgctcgtgttaccaggcacttggtttgtagcaggggttacaaacaggcaagagagagagaatgtcctaagtctctggtgaaaagagtggGTCTGGTTGAGCGCTTTGTCTACTGTCGAGTGCCTAAGCCTTCAGCTGCTCAGACGTGTTAGATGTGTGAAAAATATGCCCCCTCTATGGGGTGcccttgctttcccttttatagatgaaggggaagatgcaggttacatcagagagagagagaaagagacgaGGAGAGGAAGGCTTTCAAGATTGCAACGTCTTCCATCTCCTTTACGCGGGTCCCGACGACCCTGTAGATGACgacggggatggctccacgtcgcggccctgttcgtcactgacgCCGCGGGCGTCGTCAGCCAATCGTGGCGCTTCCATCTCGTCCTAGCGGACGGCATGGCTCGTTGACGTCTCCGCCTGAGGCCGTACGGGGAGTAGGAAGTACAGCGCCGGTACGTCCGATGCTGTTTGGCGACGTGCGTCCTCAGACGTGGCCCGTCATGGGAGCGttttcggtctccttgcgagtccaactctcGAGCCCCCGCGCAGCAGCAAGGGTCTGGTCAAGGGGTCAACTCGTCTTAAGGTCGtcctccctcaagcgttttttcgataAAACGGAGAGGTTGAGCCGTGCTAGTTTTTTCTCGATGGACGAACTATGGTGCTTGGTGTGCTGTTAACGAGCAAATTCGAGTGGGGCCCCAGCTTCCCGTTCACGGGGGTCTGGCATGGGTcaactggtgaccgactccagattgCAATCTTGCCGTCGATAGCAGGCTCCCCTCTTCATGTTTTGGCGCACCAAACTGCAATCTTGCCTTCTCCGTCTTTTCGCTGCCGTCGTTCGGATCTGCTGCCTCTGCTAGTCTGCCGCCAGCACCCCAGATCCGTAGCTTTCGCTTCTCCACCATCGCCAAAAAGTCCTCGTTCCTCCGTCTTTGCTTTCCATGGAGTCATGGTACCGCTCCGATGTCACCCAtgcacgcatggagggcctcgtcaagcgcGGTCTTCTTCGCGGGAGGACTGACGCGATGGAGTGGCTGGTTCCCAGCCACGAGGAGGTGCCGATGCCGCCCGATGGTTACATCGTCTCCTTCgcgcccttccacgagcgtgggctcgCGATCCGCCCTCATCCGTTCTTCCGAGGGCTGCTGCACCACTACCAGGTCGAGCTGcggcacctcaatcccaatgggatccagcacatcgcgGCCTTTATCacgatgtgcgaggggtacctagggatcgagccaCGCTTTgagttgtggaggtacttcttcgccatcTCTCTGCACTGGAAGAAGGATAGAGGCGGGGAGATCCCGATGCCGATGTGATGCGCGGGCATCCACCTCCGGGGGCAGCCGAGTACATGCCATGCTAGttgtctagatccaacaaggggtggcacacgcagtggttctacttgaagaaCGATCCTGCCGCCTCCTTGCCGGACTTCACCGTGCGCTTGATCGATGAGGCGCCACCGACGTAGCCATGGGGGCCACCCGACAAGGAGAAGAGGAGGATGCGCGACATCCTCGAAGCCTTCGTGTTGCTGAGGAGCCACGGCCTTCGCTGATGGCGCGCGCCCTCCCGTTGTTCGGGATGGTGCCCATCGTGGAACTCAGCGAGACGGTGCTCGCTCAGAGGCCGCTTCGCAACAACAAGATTGCGTAGCACGTCAAGGAGGAGATGGGCAAGTCCATTGCCATGTTCTCGATCCCGGGACATCCCGTGATGCGGCCGGAGCCGGGCTTCATCGAGCTGCTGGTGGATTTGGGCTTTCGGGCCTCTGTCGCGCCGCTGCCGGAGCATGTGGCCGTGAGGGCGGTGAACCGTGTCGCAAATGAGCGGAGGAAGAAGGAAAAGGACAACAAGGAGAGGAAACAGCGGGAGAGGGAGCGGGCGAAGCTGTAGCTTGGGAAGCGGCGCCAAGGCTCagtcggaggaggaagaagaagaggaggggggCGATGGCTCTGGGTCGCCCATCCCGTGGGACGATCTGGCCGGCAGGGACGAGGACCCGACTTTGCCTTGGGCGGGGCCCTTCCCGTGGCATCTCCTGGAGCAAGAGAGGGAGGACTCACCCCCGAAGCCTTCTACGACGCCCCCGGAGCCGAGGAGAGCcggtggctccgcctcgtccgagccTCCTGAGCAAAAGGATGGCTCGAAATGGCAGCGCGACGAGGAGTCACAGCCGGGGTCGGGCAGGCCGGCCCCGAAACGTCAGCGCCCGACGGCGTCAAGGTAAGTTGagaggttttttttttgttttttgacgATTTTTTGTCGCGAACTAACCGCCGTGCCTTCCGCAGCGTTGGGGGCGCGGCACCCTCCTGAAGCTAGCGCCAAAGAAGACCCTCGCCCTTCGGTGGGTGCGCCAGGACCCGTCTGGCGTCACGCCAGAGGCTGGTGGGAGCGTGGCCGGGGCGACCACGAGGGCGACCAGGGGAGGCGCAGCCGTCGGCCACGTCTACGGGTCGGCAGGTAGCGGAAAACGTGTCCTAGGCGCC includes these proteins:
- the LOC136525874 gene encoding uncharacterized protein, with protein sequence MVEKRKLRIWGAGGRLAEAADPNDGSEKTEKSKVNVEVRSDQDMREMFAKSNESKCCFLTVAYNRPTSEPQIPDWDFSPPANSVEASFTPSVHCPTRAEASNASQSATQSECAEPEYLANPNPSNEHVGVDEEGLYIDLGPQHPPPTKPHSQVCSKQRQPKSSDGSDSDDSDDESLSDDDSEVEDLDDIIKDKEPEQMPDVDYDKKDPPMAVGTVYSDIPSFKLALATHSVKHEYHYNIEASDTGRYRATCTAQNDGCPWRIHASTLKDGVTVKIKRNPFSHQCQSARRQGVCVGVTQFWVCHQVVDWLKEDGTVGATELQRRLKDEHKIVVPYKRVYKGRLLAMDKIYGPWDKSFDNLFRFKAQIEETSPGSWVVIDHHTINNKIRFNRLFFALKPCVDGFLRGCRPYLAVDSTFLTGRFRGQLCISCAVDGHNWMYPVAVGVIDSETNENWVWFMGRLKEAIGSPPGLTFSTDCGQAVMNGVSEVFPEAEHRECMYHLVQNFKKRYSGKVFDEHLWASAYSWSPYMFDKHYQAMAAAKAEAMKYLQDTHKKLWTRSQFGTASKVDYVTNNLAESFNNWIKGEKQKHLDDLMDTIRQKILIKWNHRKRVARKFEGKILPHIVQKLKDDSYNLDIEVITSSPEGVAEICAKGGLGLGLWWT